From Spirosoma agri:
GACAGATTGGCATTACCGCCCGTAATCACAAACCCATCCAGAATAGCGGTGGTCGTTAGAAAATTAAAATTAGCGATGACGTGGTAACTATTATCTGAGTTATCGCCTACCGTACCGATATCCCCGCTGAGGGTGGTGCTGGAGGGGTTACCCGTGATGGGGTTTATCGTTGGTCTGGCGCCGAGGGACGTTTCATTGCCCATAAAACCACCGTAGATGGCCAGGTCAGGCCGCATCGCGAAACTGGCGGTTCGGCTTGTGGTGGACGTGGGTTTGTACGTACCGGCTGCCACCCACACCTGGTCGCCCGCGGCACTGGCATTGATCATGGCCTGCAAATTGCCGCTGGCACTGGCCCAGGAGCTGCCGTTGCCCGTACCGCCCGCTTTAACGTAGCGGATGGTACTCGTTTGGGCTAAAACGGAGCTGATACTAACGAGCATCAGCAGTAGGATGTAGTAAAGAGAGCGATCTGGCCAAAGCGCAAAACCAGAAGGAAGTAATCGTGTTTGCATAGACTAGGTAGAAAGATCGGTAGAAGCCAACCCCGGTCAACGGACCGAGCGGACAGCTAGAAAAACCGGCGGATGTACAGGACGTACGAATCAAAATGCCCCATTTATCGCTGGGGCAAGATTAGGCGTTTTGTCAGCAAGTGAGTCGGAGATTTCACCCAAAAACTCGGAGAATTGTCCCAACCGGGGGTGAAAGCGATTATTTTTTGTTTACATCGCGGTACTGACTGGGCGAGAGGCCGAATTCTTCTGCAAAGACCCGGCCGAAGTAACTGGGGTCCTGGAAGCCTACCGCATCGGCGACCTGGGTAATGGTCAGGTCAGGTAAGAGGAGTAGGTCTTTGGCTTTTTGTAGGCGCAGTGTTCGCAGATATCGGTTCATCGACAGCCCCGTCAGCGCGGTCATCTTGCGGTGCAGTGAGTTGCGACTCGTCCCCATCATCGTGCAGATCATCTCAATATCCAGCGCCGGGTTATCCAGATGCGGCAGTACGTTGCTGCGTAGCCTGAGCAGGAACTGGTCTTCCCCCGTCTCAGGCGCATCGTTTGGAATCGGCTCGGCAACGCCCAGGGCTAGTTGACTATAATAGCGCTGCAACAAGCGCCGGATCTGTAGCTGGTTACTTAACACGATCATCAACTCCTCGGGCGAGAAAGGCTTGACCAAGTAGGCATCTGCCCCCCGGCGTAACCCCGCGATTCGGTCACGTACCTCGGCTCTGGCCGTCAGCAGCACAATGGGAATGTGGCTGGTCCGTTCGTCATGCTTCAGGGTGTCGCAGAGCGCAAAGCCATCTTTGAGGGGCATCATCACATCACTCAGAATCAGGTCCGGACTAGTCGCCAGCGCCTGGTCAATGCCGACCTGCCCATTTTCGGCTCGAATCACTTGGTACTCACCCCGCAGACAAATCTGAATATACGTGGCTACGTCCTCATTGTCTTCCACCAGTAACACTACGGGCAACACTACGGGCCGCTCACTGGTCACGTCCAGCGTGGGTTCGCCCCACTGAGGTTGGGCTGGATGTATAGATGACGGAGCGGAAACTTGCCCTTCCGCCAGGGGTGCCCGACGGGTAAGGGGTAAACTGACGACAAACTCAGCTCCCCGGCTGTAAAGGGCCTGCCCCGAATTGTTCGACCAGAGTTGGCCGGTTTCTTCCTGTCCATGCCCATCCATGCCAGGCCGATTACGAACGGCTAGACCACCCTGCATAAGCCCCACCAATTCCCGTACTAATGAGAGGCCAATGCCGGTACCTCCGCCCGATGCGTTCTGCGGATTCTCCCGCTGATAAAAACGATCAAAGATCCTCGGCAGACTGACTGGCTCAATGCCGGGTCCGGTATCGCTCACCGTGATCTGAATCCACGGCTGATCGAGGTGACTAGTCGGAGTGAGCTCCTCGTGGTATCCTGCCGCAGTAAGCGAATGCCAACGGTTCTGAACGGCAACCCTGTAGATCACCTGACCACCCGTAGGGGTAAATCTCAGGGCATTGACCAGCAGGTTCGCTAAAATATCCTGGAGTTTATCTTTGTTGAAGTCCGCTTCGCAGTGCGCTTCCTTCGACTGAAACTGTAGGTGTACACCCTTCGCCTGAGCGATGGCATGGAAGGACTCCCCGACGTAGCCCACGAAGTTGACCAGATCGGCCCGTTCGAGGTGAATGGCCATCTCCCCGGCTTCGAGTTTGGAGAGGTCTAGTATCTGGTTGATCAGCCGTAGTAAGTTGCTGCCATTACGCTCAATAAGGCTGGCCATCTGTCGCAATTCGGGGTCGAACTTTTGGTTCAGGCTGGCTGCCATGCCCAGAATGACGGTGAGGGGTGTCCGAAATTCATGCGAGATGTTCGCAAAAAGACGTGACTTGGTTTCGTCGAGCCGCAGTAGGTCCTGTGCCTGCTGCGCAATGAGCTCAGTGGCCTCTTTGATCTGGGTCTGTAACCGGGCCTGTTCCTGCTGGTGCCTCCAGGCTCGCCACCGGCCCCATCCCCATACCGAGCCGATCAGCAAAAACAGCATGAGCATGAGAAACCAGTTGCGCAGATAAAACGGGCGTTGTACGATGACCTGGATGGTCAGGTTCGCCGATGACATCTGACCATCGGCCGCCTGTCCTTTTATCAATAATTGATACTCACCGTAGGGTAAATTACTCAACCGGATGGAGGGCTCAGTCTGATACGTCCACTCCTTGTCCAGTCCCTTAAACTGGTAAGCGTACACGTTTTTTTGGGCATCGGCGTAATTGAGCAGCGCAAAGTCCAGCACACTCGTCCGGTCACCGGGCTGTAGACTAATCCGGTTACTTTTTACCACTTCTTCGGTTTTGTCAACCAGTTTATCCAGCGCATTATCAAACTGGCGAAACGAGACGATTTGCAGCGGAAGGGTGATCGGAGGTTTCTCGCGTTCAAAATCGGGTGGATTAAATGCGGTTATGCCGTTCAGACCGCCGAAATAAAGCTGGCCGTTCGGGGCCTGAACATGAGCAATACGGTTGAATTCATTGTGAGTAATGCCATCCTGAACCGTGTAAGACCGGGTTGTCATTCGGACCGGATCAAACTGCATAATACCGTAGTCACTACTCAGCCACAGATGGCCCCGTCGATCGGCATAGACGGCGTAAATATTGTCGTTGGATAACCCATCGGTACGCCTGAATTGCCGGTAGGTGTTTTGCTGGCGGTTCCACCGAATGAGCCCCGCATTAGCCGTTGCCAGCCAAAACAGGCCTTGGGAATCCTGGTAAAAATGCTGATAACTGTCGGCAGGCAGCCGAAAGTGCCCCTTGCCTCCACTCCAGTAACGAGCTGTGATGCCCCTTGATGGATCAACCGTGTATAAACCCGTAGTCGCACAGATCCAAAGGGTGCCCTG
This genomic window contains:
- a CDS encoding hybrid sensor histidine kinase/response regulator transcription factor; protein product: MKAVSFILGILLGLCWVTKAQQFAASVQHYGPENGLSHREINAILQDRRGFMWFGTRFGLNRFDGLKFTTYTKERNGLDFDEIEAIAEDADGLLWLMGPNTEGKRQITLFNPLTGTAVSFEEKFKKRSLTSSQIYGQRMFGSPDGTIFLANYQPATLVSYHPRSGLHYVPLARYKNLVIHHVTARNTVWAIADGNQLVELTADGRVLHTFRHDVGTISVDLGTPHAGTEFFYTAYRSDTDLQGVLYRVDTLGNRRQLPASLRQDRTAFFSPIYYAFDRSGMIWTGTQLRSVTKGILLDLKEQLAGQSIDNRCFFADRNGWMWLGTSFGAYQVKVTENYFHRFFYEPTTIQEKAASIRGISVIGDKLYANLEKKGLFSCDLSGELVRKLLVSGISYGLTNSQPGKLKIGQIDLVTYDIRTDSQTLSPLPNGGSIWTMSPFSNQHFLAGGIVGLWLVETKTGQVLPFTRYNQFPELAKSHVLYIGADRQGTLWICATTGLYTVDPSRGITARYWSGGKGHFRLPADSYQHFYQDSQGLFWLATANAGLIRWNRQQNTYRQFRRTDGLSNDNIYAVYADRRGHLWLSSDYGIMQFDPVRMTTRSYTVQDGITHNEFNRIAHVQAPNGQLYFGGLNGITAFNPPDFEREKPPITLPLQIVSFRQFDNALDKLVDKTEEVVKSNRISLQPGDRTSVLDFALLNYADAQKNVYAYQFKGLDKEWTYQTEPSIRLSNLPYGEYQLLIKGQAADGQMSSANLTIQVIVQRPFYLRNWFLMLMLFLLIGSVWGWGRWRAWRHQQEQARLQTQIKEATELIAQQAQDLLRLDETKSRLFANISHEFRTPLTVILGMAASLNQKFDPELRQMASLIERNGSNLLRLINQILDLSKLEAGEMAIHLERADLVNFVGYVGESFHAIAQAKGVHLQFQSKEAHCEADFNKDKLQDILANLLVNALRFTPTGGQVIYRVAVQNRWHSLTAAGYHEELTPTSHLDQPWIQITVSDTGPGIEPVSLPRIFDRFYQRENPQNASGGGTGIGLSLVRELVGLMQGGLAVRNRPGMDGHGQEETGQLWSNNSGQALYSRGAEFVVSLPLTRRAPLAEGQVSAPSSIHPAQPQWGEPTLDVTSERPVVLPVVLLVEDNEDVATYIQICLRGEYQVIRAENGQVGIDQALATSPDLILSDVMMPLKDGFALCDTLKHDERTSHIPIVLLTARAEVRDRIAGLRRGADAYLVKPFSPEELMIVLSNQLQIRRLLQRYYSQLALGVAEPIPNDAPETGEDQFLLRLRSNVLPHLDNPALDIEMICTMMGTSRNSLHRKMTALTGLSMNRYLRTLRLQKAKDLLLLPDLTITQVADAVGFQDPSYFGRVFAEEFGLSPSQYRDVNKK